The Prochlorococcus sp. MIT 1300 genome has a window encoding:
- a CDS encoding N-acetyltransferase, protein MELLRECVIRVDKTLFRLTPNSSSPELPIGFSLDWEKVPNPDDLNRLLSLCHESTHPNEKLTLALQRSFCHLSILEEKTFKLVGFVRATSDMGLNANLWNLVALPGQQQHHFFSVLIFQMLGTLKRQMPGCSISVSGSSMALGALKDYGFLVDPGGIRAMGLRLK, encoded by the coding sequence ATGGAATTGCTGCGGGAATGCGTAATACGGGTTGATAAAACTTTGTTTCGTTTGACACCTAATTCTTCTTCGCCAGAACTCCCTATTGGCTTTAGCTTGGATTGGGAAAAAGTACCCAATCCTGATGATTTGAATCGATTACTTTCTTTGTGCCATGAATCAACACATCCTAATGAGAAATTGACTTTAGCTTTACAAAGGAGTTTTTGCCATTTGAGTATATTAGAAGAAAAGACATTCAAGCTTGTTGGCTTCGTGAGAGCTACTAGTGACATGGGGTTAAATGCAAATCTTTGGAATCTTGTAGCTCTTCCTGGTCAACAGCAACATCATTTCTTTTCGGTGTTAATTTTTCAAATGCTTGGAACTTTGAAGCGTCAGATGCCTGGATGTAGCATTTCTGTTTCTGGTTCCTCTATGGCGTTAGGAGCTTTGAAGGATTATGGTTTTTTAGTGGACCCAGGGGGAATTAGAGCTATGGGGTTAAGGCTCAAATAA
- the recF gene encoding DNA replication/repair protein RecF (All proteins in this family for which functions are known are DNA-binding proteins that assist the filamentation of RecA onto DNA for the initiation of recombination or recombinational repair.), with protein sequence MRLQRLELSGFRNYESLQLDLTERRLLITGPNGTGKSNLLEAVELVGSLRSHRCSRDQDLINWDSNKAIIRAIANDNESLELELKRKGGRQARRNEKLLGRQLDLIGPLRCVGFSSLDLELVRGEPSLRRNWLDRVVQQLEPIYSDLITRYTKLLRQRSQLWRNWQQWSSIHERDSMLDAFDVQLALVSTRIHRRRARALAHLQPLAATWQQTLSKGQESLELVYMPGSCLEGEEAEQPWRFSIEKQLLAQRADEERLGACRVGPHRDEVGLLLNGVVARRFASSGQQRTVVLALKLAELELVGQVFGEPPLLLLDDVLAELDPMRQMLLLKAVGETHQCLVSATHLQLFEGDWQKHSQVLRAESLNSI encoded by the coding sequence ATGCGGCTTCAACGGCTAGAACTAAGTGGGTTTCGAAACTATGAGAGCCTTCAGTTGGATTTGACTGAACGCAGGCTATTGATCACTGGACCTAATGGAACTGGAAAATCAAATCTCTTAGAGGCTGTAGAGCTCGTTGGTAGTTTGCGCTCTCACCGTTGTAGCAGAGATCAAGATCTTATTAATTGGGATTCAAATAAGGCGATAATTCGTGCGATTGCAAATGATAATGAAAGCCTTGAGCTGGAACTGAAACGAAAGGGTGGGCGCCAAGCAAGAAGAAACGAAAAGCTCCTTGGCAGGCAACTGGATTTAATTGGCCCCTTGAGGTGTGTTGGTTTTAGTTCTCTTGATCTTGAATTGGTAAGGGGTGAACCTAGCCTTAGAAGAAATTGGTTGGATCGAGTTGTACAGCAACTGGAACCAATTTATTCAGACTTGATTACGAGATATACCAAGCTTTTAAGACAAAGATCTCAACTATGGCGAAATTGGCAGCAATGGTCATCAATCCATGAGAGGGACTCGATGCTTGATGCTTTCGATGTTCAATTGGCCTTAGTAAGTACTCGTATACATCGTCGGCGGGCTAGAGCTTTGGCACATTTACAGCCATTGGCTGCAACTTGGCAACAGACACTTAGTAAAGGTCAAGAAAGTTTGGAGTTGGTTTATATGCCTGGAAGTTGTTTAGAGGGGGAAGAGGCTGAGCAGCCTTGGAGATTTTCCATTGAAAAGCAGCTATTAGCTCAGCGCGCAGATGAGGAGAGATTAGGCGCTTGTCGCGTTGGTCCTCATCGGGATGAAGTGGGCCTTTTACTCAATGGAGTTGTCGCTAGGCGCTTTGCTTCTTCCGGGCAACAACGCACTGTTGTTCTTGCATTGAAACTTGCAGAACTTGAATTGGTTGGGCAGGTCTTTGGAGAGCCCCCTTTATTGTTGCTTGATGATGTGTTGGCTGAATTAGATCCGATGAGACAGATGCTCTTGCTTAAGGCTGTAGGGGAGACTCATCAATGTTTAGTAAGTGCCACCCACCTGCAATTGTTTGAGGGTGATTGGCAAAAGCATTCTCAAGTGCTTCGAGCTGAGTCGCTTAATTCAATTTGA
- the speD gene encoding adenosylmethionine decarboxylase, with product MEHILSCLHPNPGWDHADCQEFSCSAADGSTDMVGKHCILELYECDKAKLNDEAFLRTSITSAAKGAGATLLNLITHRFEPQGVTGLALLAESHISIHTWPESGYAAVDVFTCGDHTMPELACEFLRREFSAKSFSLKSFKRETPESLTKEIRTPIETSGRYRNS from the coding sequence ATGGAGCACATTTTGTCTTGCCTGCATCCGAATCCAGGATGGGACCATGCTGACTGTCAGGAGTTTTCTTGCTCAGCTGCTGATGGTTCGACAGATATGGTTGGCAAGCATTGCATCCTCGAATTGTATGAATGCGATAAAGCAAAACTGAATGACGAAGCGTTTTTGAGGACTTCTATAACATCAGCTGCAAAGGGGGCTGGGGCAACACTTTTAAATTTAATTACTCATCGATTTGAGCCCCAAGGGGTCACTGGTTTGGCTCTTTTAGCTGAATCCCATATTTCCATTCATACATGGCCAGAAAGTGGTTATGCAGCAGTCGATGTATTTACTTGTGGAGATCACACAATGCCAGAACTGGCATGCGAGTTTTTAAGGCGAGAGTTTTCTGCTAAAAGTTTCTCTCTAAAAAGCTTTAAGAGAGAAACGCCTGAATCCTTAACAAAGGAAATTAGAACTCCAATAGAAACTTCTGGCAGATATCGCAACAGCTAA
- the larE gene encoding ATP-dependent sacrificial sulfur transferase LarE: MVERNAKGSLFRQLEALPKFEQDQLNLLRKNIAQLKHVCVAYSGGVDSTLVTAIAQEQLGTDALAITGVSPALAPHLLVEARKQALWIGIRHIECETNELKDPGYNENPEDRCFACKKELHTHLKVIAQASQGSQVIDGVNHDDLADYRPGIEAAKKAGVISPLADLGISKIGVRKISKALGFPWWEKPAQPCLSSRFPYGQMISSELLSQVNKAESWLRNNGFPISRVRVQGLSASIELPSERIGDFLYNINRKEIVDYFLKLGFNTVTLDLEGLISGKLNRSIKIRSKK; encoded by the coding sequence ATGGTTGAACGAAATGCAAAAGGTAGCTTGTTTCGCCAATTGGAGGCTCTACCGAAATTCGAACAAGACCAACTGAATCTCTTACGAAAGAATATTGCACAACTGAAGCATGTTTGTGTTGCCTATTCAGGAGGCGTGGATAGCACTCTTGTCACAGCCATAGCGCAAGAACAACTAGGCACAGATGCTTTAGCCATTACAGGTGTATCTCCAGCCTTGGCACCCCATCTTCTAGTTGAAGCAAGAAAACAAGCCTTATGGATAGGCATTCGTCATATTGAGTGTGAAACCAATGAACTAAAAGATCCTGGGTATAACGAGAACCCAGAAGATCGTTGTTTTGCATGCAAAAAGGAACTGCATACACATTTGAAGGTCATTGCACAAGCCTCCCAAGGCTCACAGGTTATTGATGGAGTCAACCATGATGACCTTGCCGATTATCGTCCAGGGATCGAAGCAGCAAAAAAAGCAGGCGTAATTTCACCATTAGCAGATTTAGGCATCTCGAAGATTGGTGTTCGCAAAATTTCAAAAGCACTTGGATTCCCCTGGTGGGAAAAACCAGCACAACCATGTTTATCGTCACGCTTTCCATATGGGCAAATGATCAGCTCTGAACTTTTATCTCAAGTGAATAAAGCAGAAAGCTGGCTAAGAAACAATGGATTCCCTATATCAAGAGTAAGAGTTCAAGGCTTAAGCGCATCTATTGAATTACCTTCGGAGCGCATTGGCGACTTCCTATATAACATAAATAGAAAAGAAATTGTAGACTATTTCCTTAAACTAGGATTCAATACAGTAACTTTAGATCTTGAAGGATTAATCAGTGGAAAGTTAAACCGCTCAATCAAAATAAGATCTAAAAAATAA
- a CDS encoding cob(I)yrinic acid a,c-diamide adenosyltransferase, with amino-acid sequence MESSTDKGSNSTTSQSSRAKRARGIGIVTASDSQERLQGQLHVYDGDGKGKSQAALGVVLRTIGLGICEKRRTRVLLLRFLKGPGRSYDEDAAIEALQQGFPHLIDQVRTGRGDFFTAEEVTKFDLQEARRGWDIAKGAIASALYSVVVLDELNPVLDLDLLPVEDVVQTLKSRPAGMEIIITGRAAPKDLIQVADLHSEMRAHRRPENSEINISNLHMNGGIEVYTGEGKGKSTSALGKALQAIGKGISQDKSHRVLILQWLKGGTGYTEDAAIEALRESYPHLVDHLRSGRDAIVWRGQQKPIDYVEAERAWEIARAAITSGLYKTVILDELNPSVDLELLPVEPIVQTLLRKPAETEVVITGRCKNPPAYFDLASVHSEMVCHKHYAEQGVDLKRGVDY; translated from the coding sequence ATGGAGTCATCAACGGACAAAGGAAGCAATTCAACAACTAGTCAATCTTCTCGAGCCAAAAGGGCTAGAGGGATTGGGATTGTAACGGCTTCTGATAGTCAGGAGCGATTACAGGGCCAGCTTCACGTTTATGACGGTGATGGGAAGGGGAAAAGTCAGGCTGCCTTAGGTGTTGTTTTACGCACGATTGGATTGGGCATATGTGAAAAAAGGCGTACAAGAGTTTTGTTATTAAGGTTTTTGAAGGGGCCTGGGCGCTCTTACGACGAGGATGCTGCGATTGAGGCTCTGCAGCAGGGCTTCCCTCATTTAATTGATCAGGTCCGTACTGGACGGGGAGATTTTTTTACTGCTGAAGAGGTAACCAAATTTGATCTTCAGGAGGCTCGTCGAGGTTGGGATATCGCAAAGGGAGCTATCGCAAGTGCTCTTTATTCGGTCGTTGTACTTGATGAGTTAAACCCTGTTTTGGACCTTGACTTGTTACCTGTAGAAGATGTTGTCCAAACACTTAAAAGTAGACCTGCAGGCATGGAAATAATTATTACTGGTAGAGCTGCGCCAAAGGATTTAATTCAAGTCGCTGATTTGCATTCAGAAATGCGTGCACATAGGCGGCCTGAAAATAGTGAAATTAACATTTCAAATCTACATATGAATGGAGGAATTGAGGTTTATACAGGAGAAGGAAAGGGGAAATCTACCAGTGCATTAGGTAAGGCTTTGCAGGCCATAGGTAAAGGAATTAGCCAGGATAAAAGTCATCGAGTATTGATTTTGCAATGGTTGAAAGGCGGAACTGGTTATACCGAGGATGCAGCAATTGAGGCTCTCCGCGAGAGTTACCCGCATTTAGTTGATCATCTTCGCTCTGGGAGGGATGCGATTGTTTGGAGAGGGCAACAAAAACCGATTGATTATGTTGAAGCTGAAAGAGCTTGGGAGATAGCTAGGGCTGCAATAACTAGCGGACTCTATAAAACAGTTATACTTGATGAATTGAACCCAAGTGTTGATTTAGAATTACTACCTGTTGAACCAATTGTTCAAACTTTGCTGCGTAAGCCAGCCGAAACTGAAGTGGTAATTACTGGAAGATGTAAAAATCCCCCCGCTTATTTTGATTTAGCAAGTGTCCATTCCGAAATGGTTTGTCATAAGCACTATGCAGAACAAGGAGTTGACCTTAAGCGGGGTGTGGATTATTAG
- the moeB gene encoding molybdopterin-synthase adenylyltransferase MoeB, which yields MAHDIADETSLSNKELLRYARHLSLAEIGIEGQKKLKASSVLCVGSGGLGSPLLLYLASAGVGKIGIVDFDIVEESNLQRQIIHSTEWIGENKTASAKARLLEINPFCQINLYNEKISPTNALEIIKPYDIVCDCTDNFPSRYLLNDACVILEKPNVYGSVQQFEGQVSVFNLTKNSPNYRDLLPVPPPEELIPSCAQAGVIGVVPGLIGVIQASEVIKIITEIGSILNGRLLVFNALNMHFRELKLKKNPNSAKITNLIDYKKFCQSKDTSKDLEITNQIETISAGKLKIMMSENPDSIILIDVRMPHENQISSIKGAKLYPLSQIENGELVEEIKAMAKGRKLFIHCKSGHRSLKAIRELSRHGIKGINVIGGIDAWNAETNNPHPA from the coding sequence ATGGCCCATGACATTGCCGACGAAACTTCTTTAAGTAATAAAGAGCTGCTGCGATACGCAAGGCACCTCTCACTTGCAGAGATTGGGATTGAAGGACAAAAGAAACTCAAAGCCTCTTCAGTTCTTTGCGTAGGAAGTGGCGGACTTGGCTCACCTCTTTTGCTTTATCTAGCTTCTGCAGGAGTCGGCAAAATAGGAATAGTAGATTTTGATATTGTTGAAGAATCCAATCTTCAGAGGCAAATAATCCATTCAACCGAGTGGATAGGGGAAAACAAAACTGCATCTGCCAAAGCACGCTTACTTGAAATCAACCCTTTTTGCCAGATAAACTTATACAATGAAAAGATCTCGCCAACAAATGCTCTAGAAATAATTAAACCCTATGATATTGTTTGCGATTGTACAGACAATTTCCCATCACGTTATTTATTAAATGATGCATGTGTGATCCTAGAGAAGCCAAATGTCTATGGCTCAGTCCAGCAGTTTGAAGGGCAAGTTTCAGTATTTAATCTTACGAAAAATAGCCCAAACTATAGGGATCTACTGCCTGTGCCTCCCCCAGAAGAACTGATTCCTTCATGTGCACAGGCTGGTGTTATAGGAGTAGTGCCTGGATTAATTGGTGTTATACAGGCCTCTGAAGTTATCAAAATAATTACAGAGATTGGATCCATTTTAAACGGAAGATTGCTGGTTTTTAATGCACTAAATATGCATTTTAGAGAACTAAAGCTCAAGAAAAATCCCAATAGTGCAAAAATAACTAATTTAATCGACTACAAGAAATTTTGCCAATCAAAGGATACAAGCAAAGATCTTGAAATCACTAATCAGATTGAAACCATATCAGCTGGAAAGTTAAAAATTATGATGTCGGAAAACCCAGACTCAATAATTCTTATAGATGTAAGAATGCCTCATGAAAATCAAATATCTTCCATCAAAGGGGCTAAACTATACCCTCTTTCACAAATAGAGAATGGGGAATTAGTAGAAGAAATCAAAGCAATGGCTAAAGGGCGAAAACTCTTTATCCATTGCAAAAGTGGTCATAGGTCCCTTAAAGCCATTCGAGAGCTTTCTCGCCATGGCATTAAAGGAATTAATGTAATTGGAGGGATAGATGCATGGAATGCAGAAACTAATAATCCACACCCCGCTTAA
- a CDS encoding M67 family metallopeptidase — translation MPGVLKFDGDCLIVLRESLLAVAPQEGCALLVGDHEKSDISGSKKIWNVRLIWPCCNIWGDNSFALIERLNPQRFNRDDHFSKANHFLIDPREQLHAQRWARKHNWEVLGSAHSHPLGEAIPSRTDRFWASSPRLMVILSKTGLIQSWWLPGGQSSAPKRVAHFEN, via the coding sequence ATGCCAGGGGTTCTGAAATTCGATGGCGATTGCCTGATAGTTCTCCGTGAAAGTCTGCTTGCAGTAGCACCGCAAGAAGGCTGCGCACTATTAGTAGGAGACCACGAAAAATCTGATATATCAGGGTCAAAGAAGATCTGGAATGTTCGACTTATCTGGCCATGCTGCAATATTTGGGGAGACAACTCATTCGCCCTAATTGAACGGCTCAATCCTCAAAGATTTAACCGCGATGACCATTTTTCCAAAGCCAACCATTTTTTAATTGACCCAAGAGAACAATTACACGCACAACGTTGGGCTCGGAAGCACAATTGGGAAGTTTTAGGGTCAGCACACTCTCACCCATTGGGAGAAGCTATACCTTCACGTACAGATCGTTTCTGGGCATCTTCTCCAAGGCTTATGGTGATTCTTTCAAAAACTGGACTAATTCAATCCTGGTGGCTCCCAGGAGGCCAGTCCTCTGCACCTAAGCGAGTGGCGCATTTTGAGAACTAG
- a CDS encoding CAAD domain-containing protein: MSDSSPEASNASTNDTSSMGNETSNGDENSFSERYSQVMGSVNQTLNQVDWGQMGKYGKAVGIIAVVVIAQVIIKGVIDTINLLPVVPGLLELLGVVVLGQWSWQNLTTSEKRNAVFERVQNLRKEYLG; the protein is encoded by the coding sequence ATGAGCGACTCAAGTCCTGAGGCAAGCAATGCCTCGACTAACGACACTTCCAGTATGGGCAATGAAACTAGCAACGGCGATGAGAACAGTTTCTCAGAGCGATACAGCCAGGTAATGGGATCAGTCAATCAGACCCTTAATCAAGTTGATTGGGGGCAAATGGGTAAATACGGAAAAGCGGTTGGAATTATTGCTGTTGTAGTCATTGCACAGGTGATTATTAAAGGTGTAATTGACACCATTAATCTCCTGCCTGTAGTCCCAGGGCTTCTTGAGTTGCTGGGAGTTGTGGTTCTTGGGCAGTGGAGTTGGCAGAATTTGACTACTAGTGAAAAGCGCAACGCTGTCTTTGAGAGGGTTCAAAATCTCCGTAAGGAGTATTTGGGTTAA
- a CDS encoding fructosamine kinase family protein yields the protein MNKVIWEELFANTKALANKKIKVTEAISGGSFHQAWKLTLEKDEKLFVKCGPKSALPMFLVEAEGLNILKRFADPVLMHIPQPICVQQISNSAVLVLPWLKLENKSQRTLGSGLAKLHQSSALQNPGNYGWNEDGFIGAGPQPGGWEKCWGDCFVKLRLNPQLSLARSWGLELSGIKQTLEGLTNFLNDHQPKPSLVHGDLWSGNAFSLEDGRGVLIDPASWWADREVDIAMTKLFGGFSQDFYLAYEKVWPLPKSAETRIELYNFYHLLNHANLFGGSYQKQCYSRLKSLERLIAKL from the coding sequence ATGAACAAAGTAATTTGGGAAGAACTATTTGCCAACACTAAAGCTTTGGCAAATAAAAAAATTAAAGTAACTGAAGCTATATCAGGAGGATCATTTCATCAGGCGTGGAAGCTGACCCTTGAAAAAGATGAAAAACTGTTCGTGAAGTGTGGTCCAAAATCTGCTCTACCAATGTTCTTAGTAGAAGCAGAGGGCCTGAACATTCTCAAACGCTTTGCTGATCCAGTCTTAATGCATATTCCGCAGCCAATATGTGTTCAGCAAATCTCGAACTCAGCAGTGTTAGTTCTACCTTGGCTGAAGTTAGAAAACAAAAGTCAAAGAACTCTAGGGAGTGGCCTTGCCAAATTACACCAATCTTCTGCGTTACAAAACCCTGGCAACTATGGCTGGAATGAAGACGGATTTATTGGTGCAGGGCCACAGCCAGGAGGCTGGGAAAAATGTTGGGGAGACTGTTTTGTCAAACTAAGATTAAATCCACAATTAAGTCTTGCAAGATCTTGGGGATTAGAGCTGTCAGGTATCAAGCAGACACTTGAAGGTCTAACAAATTTCCTTAATGATCACCAACCAAAACCATCATTAGTTCATGGTGATTTATGGAGTGGTAATGCCTTTTCATTAGAAGATGGCAGAGGTGTGCTCATAGATCCAGCATCATGGTGGGCTGATAGAGAGGTAGATATTGCAATGACCAAATTATTCGGAGGATTCTCACAGGATTTTTATCTTGCATATGAAAAAGTCTGGCCTTTACCTAAATCTGCCGAAACAAGAATTGAGCTATACAATTTCTATCATCTGTTGAATCATGCAAATCTTTTTGGTGGTTCATATCAAAAACAATGCTATTCCAGACTAAAAAGTTTGGAACGGCTAATCGCAAAACTTTAA